One Mycolicibacterium fallax genomic window, AGGACGACGGGCTGGCGGCCGGCAAGGGCGTGGTGGTCACCGCCGACCGCGACGCGGCCCGCGCGCACGGCGCCGAGCTGCTCGACTCCGGGCACCCGGTGCTGCTGGAGTCCTTCCTCGACGGCCCCGAGGTGTCGCTGTTCTGCGTCGTCGACGGCGAGACGGTGGTGCCGCTGCTGCCCGCCCAGGACTTCAAACGGGTGGGCAACGGGGACACCGGCCCGAACACCGGCGGCATGGGCGCCTACACCCCGCTGCCCTGGCTGCCCGCCGAATCGGTGTCCGCCATCGTCGAGGACGTCGTCAAACCCGTTGCGGCCGAGCTGGTTCGGCGCGGCTGCGGATTCACCGGGCTGCTGTACGCGGGGCTGGCGATGACCTCGGCCGGCCCGGCGGTGGTGGAGTTCAACTGCCGCTTCGGCGACCCGGAGACCCAGGCCGTGCTGGCGCTGCTGGATTCCCCGCTGGCCCAGCTGCTGGGTGCCGCCGCCACCGGAACCCTGGCCGAGTTCGGCGAGCTGAGCTGGCGCCCGGGCGCCGCGGTCACCGTGGTGATCGCCGCGGAGAACTACCCCGGCCGGCCCCGGGTCGGCGACGTCATCACCGGTGCCGGCGCCGAGGGCGTGCTGCACGCCGGGACCGCCCGCCGCGACGACGGCGCGACCGTCTCGACCGGCGGCCGGGTGCTGGCCGTCGTCGGCACCGGCCCGGATCTGGCTGCCGCCCGCGCGGACGCCTATCGGCGGGTCGCCGGGGTCAAGCTGGCCGGCAGCCATCACCGCAGCGACATCGGACTGGCGGCCGAGCGGGGCGAGATCACCGTCTGAGCCGCCCCTCGGGCCTGTGTGCCCGTTCTCAACGAAGTCTTAGCAAACGTCACGCACCATGTGGGCATGAGCAACGAGAACGAGAACGACCCGGCCGACGCGTCCACCGACCCGCAGGGTGATGAGGCAGCCGAAGCGGCGCCGGAGACCGTCGGTGCAGCAGACGGCCCATCCGCCGACCACGAAAAATCCGACGTCACGCGGCGCCGGTGGGTGATCGCCGGTGCTGCGGCCGCCGCGATCGCCATACTGGGACTGACGTTCGGGGCCGGGTTCTGGGCGGGAACGGAGCGCAGTGACGAGTACCGCCACAGTCATTCACACGACCACGGCCACGACAAGGGCCACAAGCAGGACAAGAGCCACAAGCATGAGGACGACTGCGACGACGACGAGTCCGATGACGCCGTCGAGTCGGCCCAACCGAGCAAATCGCAGCCCAGCGCCGGCGTGCAGTCCCCGTCGCCGTCGCCGAGCGTCCCGCAACGCCCCTAGTCGGTTGCGCCTACCCTCCCCGAACCGCCCTAACGCCAACACCCGAGCGGCATGGCGCCGGGTAGCCGGCTGCGGCGGTGGCTGGGCGGGATCGCCGTCCGGTCGGCGCTCATCTCGGGGCGGCGGTGCTGGCCGGATTGGCGATCGTCGGCGCACTGTCGGTGGCGGTGCTGTTCGAGTTGATGATCAGCGACGTCGACCACGCCTCCGAGACCCGGGCACGGGCGGTGGCCGAGCGGCTGCGTGAGGAACCGCCCGATGAACTCGAATCGGTGCTGCTGGCGACCGATCAGCGGATTGTGGCGGTGCAGGTACTCGACGAGGACGGCGACGTGGTGCGCCGGTCCGAGTCCGCCCCGAAGAAATCGCTGATACCGGTGCGGGACAACGACTCCCGGGTGGGCACGGTCGCCCCGTACGACGATGACGTGCGGGTGAGCGCGGTGACGGTGAAGGGCAAGAAGCACCGGTACACGGTGCTGGTCGGCGGCGGGATCGAGCCGGCGGAGACGGTGGTCGAAACGGTGGCCGGGATGCTGGCGATCACGGCGCCGATCGTGGCCGCGGTGGCGGCCGGGGCCACCTACCTGCTGGTGCGTCGCTCACTGCGGTCGGTGGACGCGATCCGGTCCCGGGTGTCGGCCATCAGCGCCACCGGCTTGGGTGAGCGGGTGCCGGTGCCGCCCCGGTCCGATGAGATCACGGCACTGGCGTCACAATGAACGACATGCTGGTCCGGATCGAATCCGGTCACATCGCTGTGCGCCGGTTCGTCGGCGACGCCTCCCACGAACTCAGAAGCCCACTGTCGACGGTGATCTCCGGTCTGGAGATCGGTGCCGCGCATCCCGAGCTGGTCGACGCGCAGATGGTGCAGAGCACGCTGTTGCCCGAGGCGTACCGCATGCAGTACCTGGTCGAGGACCTGCTGCTGCTCGCCCGGGCCGAC contains:
- the purD gene encoding phosphoribosylamine--glycine ligase gives rise to the protein MRVLVIGSGAREHALLLALARDPAVTALAIAPGNAGTATLAEQHDVDITDGAAVVALARRCEADLVVIGPEVPLVLGVADALRAAGIACFGPSRDAARIEGSKAFAKDVMTAAGVRTATSEIVDNPARLDAALNRFGPPAGQAAWVVKDDGLAAGKGVVVTADRDAARAHGAELLDSGHPVLLESFLDGPEVSLFCVVDGETVVPLLPAQDFKRVGNGDTGPNTGGMGAYTPLPWLPAESVSAIVEDVVKPVAAELVRRGCGFTGLLYAGLAMTSAGPAVVEFNCRFGDPETQAVLALLDSPLAQLLGAAATGTLAEFGELSWRPGAAVTVVIAAENYPGRPRVGDVITGAGAEGVLHAGTARRDDGATVSTGGRVLAVVGTGPDLAAARADAYRRVAGVKLAGSHHRSDIGLAAERGEITV